AACTCACTCCGGCGAAAAACCCTTTGTATGTACTACATGTGGTAAGGGATTCAATCAAAGCGCTCATCTGACATCACACGAGATAATTCACACCGGCAAAAAACCCTTTGTATGTACTACATGTGGTCACGGATTCACGCAAAAAGGTCATCTGAAAAGGCACGAAAAATCTCACACCGGCGAAAAACCCTATGTATGTACTACATGTGGTAAGGGATTCATGCAAAACAGTGATCTGACAAGGCACGAAAAAACTCATACCGCTTGTTAGAGGATTCACGCAAAAAGATCATCTGACAAAGCACGAGAGAACTCACACCGCTAAAAAAAACCTAGCCGGTGATAACTTTTTACGTTTTAGTTGAAGCATTTGAGGCGTAGATGAAAAACGAAGGGCTGCACCTGAAGAAAAGTTGCTTGAGTAATGTTGTGATAGGCGTCAGAGATTATTTCAACTTCTAGTTGATATCAAAGTACATCAACAAGCACATGAATCTTTGAAGTACAACTTTTAACCAATACCTAAAATCCGACAAAGCTACACAAAATTATAATCCTTTTTTGCAAGCTTGCGGCTATACTTGGGACGAAAACTCAACAGAATCTAACTTAAAATTCAATAAGAAAACTTAAAATACGCATATTCCTTGTTTTTAGGTAAAAAATAAAAAAAACACTATAAAAAATAGTTGTGTGCATAATAAAGGTATAAAAAATCTAAATTCAAAGCGATTTAATAAAATGAAAACGATCAAAAAGATTCTTTTTTTAGTAACACTTTTTTCTTGTGTGCCTCAACTGTTCTCTGGGGGCGAGGACGATACTTTCTCTGGGGGCGAGGACGATACATTCTCTAGAGGCGAGAGCAATACGCCACAATCATCGTGTGATCAATCTATTTTTGAAGAACCTCTAACTGATTTCAAGGTTCCTGCTGACTTTGCACTTGTCGACGAAGCCATTCTTGATGCCTCTCAACGTCTCGAAAAAGCCATGGAAAACTTTCCTGACCATATTCCTGGTGTCGACGAAGCCGTTGTTTTAATGCCTGATCCTATTCCTGTTTTGCCACCTAACCCAACTCGTTTCCGGCCAGGTCAAAAAAAGGCACTTAAAAAAACTACTTCCCAAGCCAGAAATTTTAAAATAGCTTTTGCAAGTGCCTTGAAAACGCAAGAATCAGAAGAAGATTATGAATCAGAAACCGAAGATGAAGTGACACCCCAACAGGCCACCGGCAAAAGAAGAATCAGTGTTAAAAGAGCTAGAGTAGAAGAAGATAATGATGATTATGAACTGACACCCCAACAGGCCACCGCCCCAAGAAGAATCAGTGTTAAAAGAGCTAGCGGAAAAAGAGAAACAGACATAACCGCTGGCACCCCCGAAAAACCCTATGCATGTGATACATGTAATAAAAGATTCACGACTAAGTATAGTCTGAAAGAGCACACGAGAATTCACACCGGCGAAAAACCGTATGTATGTCGTAAATGTGGTAAAGGATTCACGCACAGCCGTAGTCGGACCTCGCACGAGAAAACGGAACATGAGATTATTACTGTCTTTCCGGGTAGGTTAAAAAGCGCCCCCTAAAAAGCCCGCCGACTCAAGAAGAATCACAAAAAGAACTAGATACGATGATGATAAACCAGAAACAAAAAACCGCTGGCTCCAGGGCAAACCACTTTGTATGTGATACGTGTCGTGCGGGATTGGCGCAAAAAGATCATCTGACAAAGTACGAGAGAACTCACATCGCTATAAAAAAACCTACTCGGTGATAACTTTTTACGTTTTCATCGAAGCATTTGAGGCGTAGATGAAAAACGAAGGGCTGCCCTGAAGAAAAGTTGCTTGAGTAATGTTGTGATAGGCGTCAGAGATTATTTCAACCCTTAGTGGATATCCAAGTACATCAACAAGCACATGAATCTTTGAAGTACAACTTTTAACCGATACCTAAAATGCGACAAAGCTACACCAAATTATGATCCCTTTTGCAAGCTTACGGCTATACTTGGGACTAAAACACAACAAAATCTAACTTAAAATTCAATAAGAAAACTTAAAATACGCATATTCCTTGTTTTTTTAGGTAAAAAATAAAAAAATCACTATAAAATAGTTGTGTACAAAATAAAGGTATAAAAAAATCTAAATTCAAAGCGATTTAATAAAATGAAAACGATCAAAAAGATTCTTTTTTTTATATGTTTAGCGTCCTCAGTAAGTGCTGGCGGAGACTCCGATGATGAAGAAAATTCTAGCAGCAATGAATTACAGCCCTCAGTTGCATCTTCAAATCTAACTATTGGCATCCATCGCTTAGTGAACAGTACTTCAAACCCACCAGTCATTTCTTCGGACGAAGATCCATTTTTAGACGATCCATTGGAATCTTTTTTTAAGCACGTCCATTCCTGTTCCAAAGAACCCATCTCCTGCGCATCTGAAGCCTCAGCTGCGTCAAGCCCATCCAGCAGACTCATCAGTCGCTCAACTCTTGCCCTGCCAGGTGCAGCCTCACGTTCGTCGTCAAAAAATGTCGCCGCAAAAATGCTACCACAAAAGAGCATCTTTAAACGAGTCCGTGAAGATAGCAAGGATCTTAAAAAATCCACGGGCGGAATCCCCCAGGACGAATCTCTTTACAAAACAAGACAAACCAAAGCGAAATCTAAATTCGATAGATGGATCGAGAATTTTCAAATGTTTCTTGATGCTCGTTTGCCATCAACTTCTACAGGAGAAGGAATACTTAGAGTTATTACACCTGATTCAGTAGAAACGGTCTGCAAAGAACCACTCACCAGAAGCACAAGGAAACCTATTCTACTAATTCGGCATAGTGATTTTTTAAAATACCTAGAAGCTCAAAAAGCCCAAGCAATTAAGCTGAGCAATCAGTTGCGGGTCCATTTCGGTAAGCAACCCTTGGTTATCATTCTCAATGATAGTGGTGACGCATCAAAAGATCTTGATATCAGCCTCACAAGAGGCCTCTCTGATAGCGGTGACGCATCAGAAGATACAGTCTTCTCCTGCATAATGGGCGCAGAGCTCTGTAAAATTTTTTATTCGCCAGCGGAAATACCTGAAATAGTTTCAATAGATCGTACATTTATGATCGCCCTCGGTGCATTTGCCGATATAGATTTTAGCAGGTATCTGAAAACTCCTGATCCTGTTCCTGCTCATGTTTCTGCTGCTGGTGGTGGTGGTCAAGAATCGCCTACTTTACCTACGCTCAGAAGATCTTCCTCAGTTCCAGCTAGTCATTCGATCAAAACTCGAAGTATTCAAGAGGAGTGCTCCGGCATTTTTCATCTGGACAAAATCAAAGACCTGGCACCAAAAGAGCTCATCCCGCAGGGCCTGGAATCGGCAATCTGCGCTTACGAACTTTTGGGGTGGCGTGAAACCGCCGAAGATGCGCTTGATATTCAAAAGCGCGATGATTGGATTGGCTTGGCACTTTTTGATGGACACGGGGGAAGTAGTGTCTCTAAAGCACTTGCATCCAGGAGCTATGAGTCTAACTCAGTAGTTGCATCATCGACGACCGATGACTCCAGCTTAGCAGCTCTATCAAGGCTCGGTCATTCTAACTTGCTTTCTCGACTTCTTGCTCTTGCAGGCGCTGGAATGTTTAATTTTGCTGACGAGAAAATACCAGAAAAAGTAATAAAAGCTGTAGAAAATTTGTACGTCGAGGTAGATGAATCCCTCGAATCTAAAGCCTACGAAGCAGGCAGTACCGCAATAGTTTGTTTGCTCAATAAAAGACTCAAAAAGGGATTTTTCATCAACTTGGGCGACTCGCGCGCGCTAGCAATTAAACGTTCCTCGGTTTTTTGCAAAAATGTTTCAGAGGATTTTTCAGAAGGTATTATAGCAACTAATGATCATTCGCCGAGAGACCCAAAAGAAAGAAAGCGAATTCAAGATGCTGGGGGATATCTGTATGGTGATCTAATTTCGGACGGTATCTTCGGGCTTAGTGTGTCCCGTGCGTTCGGGGATTTTAGTCACAAGCCAATTTGTGATAACGTACGCAAATATTGGGTCGGTATCCAACCCGATATTATGCAGTTTAGTTTAGATGAAATCGAAACAATTGTGCTTGCGTGCGATGGCGTTTGGGATGTATATAAAAACCGTGAGGCTGCCAATCTATTAGCTGGAGATGCAAAAACGTACTCAGAACCGCCAGCGGAAGTACTTTGCAAAAAAGCACTACTCAATCGCTCTGGTGACAATATTTCATCCATAATCGTCGACATACCATGCCTGCTTTCAATCCCAGACCATACGTGGATGGGAATTTCTTAATGGGCTTTTTTTAGAAAGCTCAAGCAAACTAACATGCAAAAAAATTTTATCTTAGAAGAATCCTGGACCAATATTTTTAATATTTTGCTCAGAAAAAGTATATCTATCTAGAAAATGAAGCACGAACAAAGCTTTTTAAGCACGATTTGTTTGCTCATGCGAAATCAAACATGCTTTAAAGCATTACCTGTCATTCTTTCTGGATGGTTGAGCCGAGTGCGCTATCGCATGGCATCACAGCGAACTTTTCTGACATAAACTCTGCACGCGCAAGTAAGTTCATTTTTTTGAGAAAAATGACACAAAAAAATACCTCCCTTGTAGAAACGTTTGTGGCGTGTATATTGAAATTGTCTTAACAAAAAAAAGGGTAGTTCTATGAAATCACAGTTTTTATTGAGTTGTTTGCTCCTGGTGAGCGCAGCGCTTGGGGGTAAAACAAAGTTCTTGGTGGATGGTAATGTCACGCCAGCTAGAGTTGCTACAAAAAATATTCTCTGCGTCTACGTCAAATCCAATGCGACGGATAAGGTCAGCAAAAAGGTTGAAGTTTCCTCTGAGGAGCTTGCGTGGTTACGGAAGCATAGCGGAAGAGCAGATTTTGCAAAACGCATCAAAAAGAACGAAAATCCAGTCGCAACAAAAGTTGCAAAGTTATTTGCAGGAAGTGAATCGTCAGCATTGGCGTTAACCTTTGAACCATCTGCGCAAGATCCTCAAGGGCCTGTTGTCATTCAAGTGATTGTCGAGAATAGAGCCAGCAAAATAGTGGTGATTTATGCTGATGTTCTTCCTGTATGGGTAAGTTCGTTGGTTGATGCGTGTGCGCCGGTAACTCAAGGGGCTGACTTCTTGGGAAAATTTTGTCTAATTGCTTCATTACCCGTATTGTCTTTTATGATTTGGAAAGGGTATGCGAAAGCTTATCCTCGAAAAATGACTCCGATAAGCCGGAATGTATTGAAAGAGGGTTTGCGTAGACTTCAAGCTAATATAGATTTACTACATAACGAAATTCCAGCTTTTTTGGAGGTTTGCCCAGGGTTGATAATCGGCAGAAGAAGCGTTGCTAATCATCTGAAAAACCATACAAGCGAAGATATTACAATTCTTAAGCAGTTCATCAATAGTGCTGAATTTTCTCAAGCAGAAGTCGGGTGCCAAGTAACTCGAAATGTCTTTAAAAGAGTTCAAACAGAAGAAGGAGGAGAAGCAATACTTGAGGAGCTAACTACCATAGATGCCCTAGATAGACCTAAGCTGATTGTCGAGGTGCCAGAATTGACAGGCTCTATTAACTACGGAAACAATTGAAAGACACTTTTTACATACAGCCTATTCTCTGAGAGCGATTCATCTTCTTTTAAATGGTATAACAGGCCAGTAGAAACATATCCATGTTCTAGAGAATTGATGTTTCTCCCGTCTGACATTTTTTTAAATTTTCCACGAAGACATAACTTTTTTGTGATTGTAGAAAGTTTTGAAAATCTTAGAGATCTGACCAATCAATTACTGAAAAAAGCAGACGAGGAATGTCCGTTTGTCGGGCTCGTTGTCGGGCTCGGGGACAGATTTCACGCACTTAATCAATAGAAAATAAAAAAAGGCCTCTCAAGAAATAGTTTTTACTCTAAAAAATGGCTCCAAGTGGAGATGTTTGCCGGCCGAGTACAAAAAACACGCCTATGAAAAGTGCCTCTCTTGAGCCTAAGAAGGCTTTATTGATAGAATTTTTCATAAAGTTCGTGATTTGTATTTGGCAGTTGCGCAATCATTTTCAAACTGGAGTCCTGTTCATAGGTCGTTTTGCAAAGCACCTTTCTTGAAGAAGAATGAGTCATGAAGAAATTCGTCATGGCTACAGGAAGGGGATTTAATTGCTTGCCGCAAGAGTAAAGGTTTTACTTTCTCCTATGTTTATCGAGTTTCAAAGTATAGGATTATAGCAAAGAGCTTTCGTACTTGCAGGTGCTGTAATTAATCAGTTTAAAGAGCTTGAGCAAAACATTCCTCTTCTAACTCTTACCCTGCAATAGCTTAAAATTTGCTCAACATGAACGCGTTTCACGCGAACTTTGCTTTAAAATAAATTTTAAAGTGCCAGATCACTCTTGGGGGCAGACCTTTTATAACTATTTTTTACCTCAACATTTCCCTAAGTGATTAAATCTGCGTAACATTTAAAAAAATAAGTTATTACATGCCAAGAACAGGCTTAACACAAGCCTAAGAAGGGTTTTAAACCAGCATACACTCGACAAAATTCTTCTTTTCAATCAGGGTGTTTAAATTTCAATCTGAATCCACTTCTTAATGAAAAAATCTAAAAAAGCAGATATTTTCAACTGCTCAACTTTAAGTCTTCTCTCACAAAATCTTACCTATACTTATCACTATCTAATTTAACAACGCGCGTCACAACGCATAAAGCATTTCTGCAGCAGAAATAACCACCTCAAACAAATTACGTAAGCAGATCGTCAATTAAAAAATTCCTGAAAGGAGTTAACATTCATGTTATTTTCACTAAGAAGAACGATATTTCTTTTTTTTATATGTTTAGCATCTACAGTAAATGCATTTACATTCGAGGAAATTCAGGAACTCTTCTTAAAGGCTGCAAAGACGCCAGGCAGGCCTGATTTGATCTGTGTAAAAAGGCTGCTAGATGAAAAAAGTACCTTGAGTCCTTATTCAATCAGATCAAAATTATCATTCAACAGTAGTGATCAAACAAAATATCCCTTTTTCATTATCCTCGATGAAGATCTTTGTACAAGTACCTACGAAAAAATCATAGATAATTTTATGATAGGCAGTGACAAAAAGGTTACTAACGTACTCAAGCAACCAGAAAATCGCACACTCGTGCTTGTTTCAAACAGCGACGAAAAAAAAGAAGCTAATTGTAAAAGTCTTGCTGCACAACTCAGCGAAAACGGTGCTACTAACGTGTACTGCATTGAGCCGAATGAAGATGACATACAAGAACTGGTAAAACTTGTCTGGAAAAATGTTGAAAACTTTCCTACTGCCCCAAATGATGATGATACTGAAGAAATGGTTCCAGCTAGTGCTGTTATGCCTCTGACTGATGCTAAAGAAAGCTTTGCACTTAGTATTCTTCTGAGTCTGAATGTAAAAAATGATACCAGACGTCATCGCCTGCCTAGTAAAACTCCAACCTCATGCGTTTATGGTGTCGTAGATAATCACCAAACCGAAGAAAATTCAGAAAGACTTGCTAGCCTTGCTGACGCTTGCCTTACATATCCCTGGCAAATACCTTCTCAGGGTAAGGCCCCGCTCATACACGCATCTGATGAAAAAAAATTACTAACGCTAGTTGTATCTCATCCTGCTGTACCTCAAATAAGCACAATACCCTCTTCCAGCGTCCCAGCACAAGTAAACACTTTGCACCGTACCGTTTGCGAATCAAGTACCCGCCCCATTCTCTTTTCTCATGACCTGCCAGGTACAACTCCAAGTCCATACCCAACAACAACGGCCGAAAAAATGCTCCCATCAAAAAAACCGCCTACAGGTAAAGTTTTAAGACATTGGAAGAGGTTGCGGATCTGGCTTATCGCTAATCGCATTCAATTCAACGTCTATCGTTACGACGATAACATAAAACTATTTTTTCATTATGGATCCTCAGAAAATTGGGGAAAATTAGAAGGTAAAAGCCAAAAAAAACTTACCGTCATGTATTTGCCGAATAAAAGAGCGAATGAAGAAATCTTCGAGCTTGCCAAAACCACAATCTGCAAAACACCCTCTGATATCATTGTCATGCTCGTCTATGATGACCGAAGCGTTGATGAAGATTCACGATGTAGGTTACAATCTTTGCCGGCAATACATAATTGCCACTTTATTTTGTTGACTGACTTAAATTTTAACCGTGAAGCAGAAAAAATTACCGATGAAGAAGAAGAAAATCTAAAAATGCTCCTTCTTCCTAGCACAACTACTACAGCCGCATTCGCAATAGATTCAAGCAGACCAAAGATCATTCAATTAAAGTTGCCCGAGGATCAAGAAAGATCGGTCGACGAATACCCTTCTCCCGCTGCGTCGACTAGCGCCTTACACGATACGCCAACCATTCCCACCTGCTTATCAGCTTCTGGGGAACCTCACAAAACTCTTTCTAGTTCATCCTCAATAGATACCGCACATAAGCTGTTAAAACGCCCCCGCCCCTCTGATTCCCCAAAGGACCTTCATCCAGAACCCAGCCGCCGAATCGTCCAACTATGTTCAGAAGATATTTTGGTTAATAGATTTCAAAGGTTTCTTGATACTCGCTTCCCATCAACTTCTACAAGAAAGGGAGTACTTAGAGTTATTACATCTGATTCCCTAAGAACGGTCTTGACTGAACCAGTCATCAGCGAGAACATAAAACCTATCCTACTGATTCGGCATAGTCATTTTTTTTACTACCAAGCAACTCAGCTGAGCCTTAAGTTGCAGACCCTATTCGGTAATCAACCTTTGGTTATCATCGTCAACGATAGTGGTAGCGAATTAAGTGATTCGGCTCTCACCGTCACAAGGGGCGGCTACTGCATAATGGGGGCAGATCTCAGCACGATCTTTTCTTGTACGACGGAAAAAATACCTAAAATAGCTGACATAGAAGGAATAGATTCTAGATTTATGAAAGCCCTCACTGAATTTTGCGAATGAGCACACCGAATAACAAATAGGTAATTGTCCAATCACTTGAATTTTACAAAGATAAAGCGCTATTAGGAACTAAGTAGTTCTTAACCTAGAAGGGGTATGTTATGTTCGAATGTTGTGGTGTAAATCTTTTGCATGTTGGCATGGGGGGCGTTGCGTCTCTTGTTCTTGGTTCTTTGTGGTACTCGTCTTATTTATTTGGTAACAGCTCAAACTGTGGCAACAACAATGGTTGCTCGATGACAAATTCCATGATCATGGAATTTGTTAATTCAAGTGTTGCGACCTGGGCGTTGTTTATGGTTTTAGCTCTTCTCCAACCAGCAAACCTTAATGAAGGTCTGTATTATGGATTTTTATTAAACCTTGCAACAACAATTCCAGGAGCATTGTCTGACCATATTTGGAAAGGTATCAGCGTAACCAACACCCTTGTAAATGCAGGCTATGCTGTTGCGTGGACATCGATGGTTATCGCGCTTCGCTTCTTTCTTGGATAATTAAATACACAAAAACAAAAAAGGCCGTGAGTTTTTCACGGCCTTTTTTGTTTTTGTAAAAATCTTCTTTACAGTAATCGCGCAGCGCGTTCTGCAAGCAAACTTCTTTCACAAATTTCAAGCTTTACCACACCAAAAATGCGGTCCCCTTTGAATTTTTCGGTGGTAACCGTCAGTCCATTGGTTGCATAATCCATGTATGGCGAATCGATCTGATCGGGATCTCCCGCCAAAATAACCTTTGTTCCTTCACCCGCCCTACTCACAATTGTTTTTACCTCATGAGGAGTTAAATTTTGAACCTCATCAATAAAAATAAATTGCTTAGGGATTGACCGCCCTCGCATGTAGGTTATCGCCTCAAAGCTCAAAATACCTTTGCGTTTTAAACGTTCAATTTCCTGATTACCCGCAGAAAGATCTCCTGCATACATTCCTTTCCATTCACCAGCATGCTGATAATCCTGGAGCAATCCTCGAGGTTCAAACCGTCCAGAACGATGAGAATCACGGTGATTTTCTCTACGATGTCGCCCATGAGCCGATGAATGCCTCGACGAGCGTTCATGATGTCGAACAAAATCACTCTGATGCTCACCTCGATCATCATCAGAAATCAATTTTTGAAATGCTTTCTTACTTTGCATCAAAATGAGTTCCAAGTTATCGTGCATCGGCTGCATCCAATGAAATAACTTTTCATTCACATCGCCTGGCAAAAACCCGATATCAGAACCCAATGCAACAACTGGACGAGCAATTAACATTTTTCGGTACATATTTTGCTTTAAAACTTTGTACATACCAGCCAAAAGAGTCAAAAACGTTTTTCCCGTTCCCGCAGAACCAATCAGCGATAATAAACTTACAGAATCATCAAGTAACAAGTCCAACGCCATTCGCTGTTGAATGTTTTTTTCGCCAAACCCCCAGAGCTGCTCAAACGGCTCAACCTCAACTATTTTACCGCGAACAAACTTAAATAATCGCTCATACGATCGCTCAAAATCTGACTTTACATGAATAAATTGATTTTCGTACAAATCAGAAATATCAACCAATTCATGAACTCCATCAATCGAAATGCGCTTCACATCTGCTGGCGACATTTCAAACGATGACCATCCTTTGTATTGAGTCTCAATCGAAACATTTTCAACAACATAGTCTTCTGCCTGCAAGCCCAAAAGATCTGTTTTTACCCGCGCATTAATATCTTTTGTTATAAATGTTACCTTGGCACCCGATGAGGACAATTTATCAACCACACCGATGATTTTATTATCATTTGATGCGTCAAACACAATGTCATTAGACGAAAATTGAACAACCCTCAAAAGAGAATGCCCATTATTTGTTTTGATGATAACCCCATCAGCCAGAGAACCCCCGGCACGAATTTCATCAAAAATCCGAATAACCCTTCGTGCGTTTCGCCCCCGCTCGGAAGACTCACCCTTAAACGAATCCAGCTCCTCTAAAACCACCAATGGAACTATAATAGTGGCTCCAGTAAATGAATAAATCGATTTCCAGTCATATAACAACACATTGGTATCTAGAACAAAAATTCTCTCAGAAGATACCTGATACAGGTTTTTCTCAACCATTCAATACCCTTAACCTTAGAATTCAAAAAAATTACGTAAAAACAACAATCTTGTTTTTCACAAAAAGCTATTTATCCGAACAGTATCACCTAATTTAATTGTTGACGAATCTTTGAGCAAATTCTAGTTTAATTATAAAGGGTTTTTCAAAATCTCAGGATACCGTTATGCTAAAAAAAATCTTATATTTACTGCTTTTCTTTACTCTTCTGGCGCAACCAGTTGCTGCAAAAAGATTTGTATCTTCAGAAGAATTTCTTTCAACCGTAGAGACACAGGACTTGTTTGATTTTTTATCAAGAGAGAACCTTGATGCTGTTTTTGCTTTTTTAAAGCCAACATGGGAA
The DNA window shown above is from Candidatus Dependentiae bacterium and carries:
- a CDS encoding DUF1761 domain-containing protein; amino-acid sequence: MFECCGVNLLHVGMGGVASLVLGSLWYSSYLFGNSSNCGNNNGCSMTNSMIMEFVNSSVATWALFMVLALLQPANLNEGLYYGFLLNLATTIPGALSDHIWKGISVTNTLVNAGYAVAWTSMVIALRFFLG
- a CDS encoding protein serine/threonine phosphatase 2C family protein, which encodes MKTIKKILFFICLASSVSAGGDSDDEENSSSNELQPSVASSNLTIGIHRLVNSTSNPPVISSDEDPFLDDPLESFFKHVHSCSKEPISCASEASAASSPSSRLISRSTLALPGAASRSSSKNVAAKMLPQKSIFKRVREDSKDLKKSTGGIPQDESLYKTRQTKAKSKFDRWIENFQMFLDARLPSTSTGEGILRVITPDSVETVCKEPLTRSTRKPILLIRHSDFLKYLEAQKAQAIKLSNQLRVHFGKQPLVIILNDSGDASKDLDISLTRGLSDSGDASEDTVFSCIMGAELCKIFYSPAEIPEIVSIDRTFMIALGAFADIDFSRYLKTPDPVPAHVSAAGGGGQESPTLPTLRRSSSVPASHSIKTRSIQEECSGIFHLDKIKDLAPKELIPQGLESAICAYELLGWRETAEDALDIQKRDDWIGLALFDGHGGSSVSKALASRSYESNSVVASSTTDDSSLAALSRLGHSNLLSRLLALAGAGMFNFADEKIPEKVIKAVENLYVEVDESLESKAYEAGSTAIVCLLNKRLKKGFFINLGDSRALAIKRSSVFCKNVSEDFSEGIIATNDHSPRDPKERKRIQDAGGYLYGDLISDGIFGLSVSRAFGDFSHKPICDNVRKYWVGIQPDIMQFSLDEIETIVLACDGVWDVYKNREAANLLAGDAKTYSEPPAEVLCKKALLNRSGDNISSIIVDIPCLLSIPDHTWMGIS
- a CDS encoding PhoH family protein — encoded protein: MVEKNLYQVSSERIFVLDTNVLLYDWKSIYSFTGATIIVPLVVLEELDSFKGESSERGRNARRVIRIFDEIRAGGSLADGVIIKTNNGHSLLRVVQFSSNDIVFDASNDNKIIGVVDKLSSSGAKVTFITKDINARVKTDLLGLQAEDYVVENVSIETQYKGWSSFEMSPADVKRISIDGVHELVDISDLYENQFIHVKSDFERSYERLFKFVRGKIVEVEPFEQLWGFGEKNIQQRMALDLLLDDSVSLLSLIGSAGTGKTFLTLLAGMYKVLKQNMYRKMLIARPVVALGSDIGFLPGDVNEKLFHWMQPMHDNLELILMQSKKAFQKLISDDDRGEHQSDFVRHHERSSRHSSAHGRHRRENHRDSHRSGRFEPRGLLQDYQHAGEWKGMYAGDLSAGNQEIERLKRKGILSFEAITYMRGRSIPKQFIFIDEVQNLTPHEVKTIVSRAGEGTKVILAGDPDQIDSPYMDYATNGLTVTTEKFKGDRIFGVVKLEICERSLLAERAARLL
- a CDS encoding C2H2-type zinc finger protein; translated protein: MKTIKKILFLVTLFSCVPQLFSGGEDDTFSGGEDDTFSRGESNTPQSSCDQSIFEEPLTDFKVPADFALVDEAILDASQRLEKAMENFPDHIPGVDEAVVLMPDPIPVLPPNPTRFRPGQKKALKKTTSQARNFKIAFASALKTQESEEDYESETEDEVTPQQATGKRRISVKRARVEEDNDDYELTPQQATAPRRISVKRASGKRETDITAGTPEKPYACDTCNKRFTTKYSLKEHTRIHTGEKPYVCRKCGKGFTHSRSRTSHEKTEHEIITVFPGRLKSAP